AGCTCAACGTGTTCCGACTGGTTTCAGGACAAAAAGGTTAATATAAATGTGTTTAAATCGGATTGCCAAGAGCCATTCATAGGGCAAGATGAGAGAAACCAACAGCTACACTGAAAGATTACTTCAGCAAATGTTGACACATAACTGCCAACGTTCAACATAAAGTTCCTCCAAACCTACACTAGTTCAGCCAGCCTACATCTAAATGGTGTCTCTTTTGTTAAGACACGTCCCCCACTCCTCTGGTGAGGATTGTAGGCCCAACACTAACAGAATATGTGGTCTAACGAGTTGGACTGTGGTGGGGATGTGAAAGAACACGACACATTGGTCTACTCCTTGTTGCAGTGCACCCATACACAGAAAGGAAATTATGGTCAACACTTTGCATGAGTGGGTAACCCCCCCCTTATTAGTCATGTGACTTACGTTGACGTCAGCTCCCTTGGAGAGCAGAAACTCAAGCATCTCAGCCTGGCCACAGTCAGCGGCGTAGTGCAGTGGCTTTCTGCCTCCTTCCAGGGTTCGGTTAACATCCTCCgcctagaggagggaggggagggagggagggagtgagaaagatgaagagaaagagacacacacacaccgggaggTCAACATGGATGTCATCACAACTTCCTTTCACCTGGTGTTTCCTGATACAGCTTTTCTACATTTCACAAGAGGAACAGATTCTTGACACaatattgtgtgcgtgtgttcaggGGAGCCACACAACGCTCTGAAGTTGACTTGATCTCGATCTGTAGCTGTTAAGAGACAGCATGGTTCTCTTCTCCACTGATTCccacaaacagctgcaagatCTGCTAAAGGCAGCAGCAAGCCCCCAGAAGAACGGATAATCCTCACAGTTTAGAAAGGGTTACACACGGGCTTGGGAGAGCTACCGCCACGAGGCTAGACTTGACTGTGACGTACTCATGGCCAGGTCAGATCTCACAGCCACAGAGATGCAACAGAACACTTCGCCACAGTACATGTCTTGCTTtgccacacctggaacacagcctAGAGGAATCTCTGATTTAAAAAAGGCACTAGACATTCTTCTTGAGATCCTGGTATGTTTTTTTGCCAATAACTTCACTTAATTCTCACAAGTCCAATTTGTGAGAAAACTGTTACTTCCCTGACAGTCACCTGTATGGAAGCTAGGCCAACCCCGTCACTAGTGCATTATCAGCCACCTGGCCACCCAAAACCCTATCACCTACAACAGAGCCCCAAGGACTGGCCCTAGTAAGcacaccctccatccccacctccacctccccagaaGGTCAAGGACAACACACAGAGATGTGATTCCATTTGTTCATTCCCCGATTCCTGCTGAATCCATTAGAGACGATGGAAATCTCATCTCCCTTTCTAATAGTTTTTAAATGTTACCTCCAGGAGCCCTTATGAGACCCACGTGAATGGATTATGAGGGCTAATTGAAATGGTTTCATTACTGCTAATGAATAAGGGCTAGGCCATATGATTAGTTAAAAATCTGCATAGAGATATTTGAAATGTCTGTGAGCTGTGTTGGAAAGCCTCCAAATGAGCAATCATTTGAGCAACTGTATATGTGAAATCCATCCCAGAAATTGCATGGTTACAACTGAACCAAGCTTCCCCCTTCCATCAAATAGGAATTAAAATCAGAGGGTCAAGATCAATAGAGATGCAGACTGCAAGATTGCTACTGATCTTGCGTGACATTTTGCTGGTCTCTATAACACAATTAAGGTATTTCACAAGGCGGATGTCACCGAACAGATATTAAATCAGATGAAATCCAGTTGGCAAGACAGATAACGAATAGAGGGAAGGGTATTCCCAATTTATTGTACAAAACAAACTTAAGGATAGGCCTATTCAATCTAGTTTATTAATGGATGTTGGGTACTAAACACGGGTCACCATCCCAAAACGGAATGCTTAGCCTAGCTTGCTAATGTGAAATTGGAACTGAAATAAATGGTGGTTGGGCCACATACCTACTTCAAGGTGTAGAGGCTCCATTAAAAAGGTATTTAAGGAGGCTACCTTAACCTCAAAACCAGTGTTTTCAATACGtattctcctctgcctccaaaCCGAGCCATGTAACTGTGACTTATTTCCTGAATCTGGATTATTGCAGCGTGGACAGCTTTAATATCCATCATAGATTCCCAGTCAATGCAActaaatatttgaaaatatatctacttgagaaagaaagcAATCGCTGAACACTTCCTAAAATGGTTGCAGGGTAGCATGTGAGTATATCTTTTAATACACCGTACGGTGAATCTTTGAACTGTGTAAGAGACGTGTTGCAAAAGATGGCTAGCTGAAGACAAAGCTCGAGGCTGCCCCACCCACCCTTAGCTGCAAGTCCAGTAGCTAAGCCCTCCTCAGGTCTTTTTGGGTCCCTGCCTGGCCGCTATGCTAGTTGTTACGTACCGGCGTTAACTAGCTTAGGAGCATACAATACTGTCGTTTGTGGACGCAATAGCCTAGTTGCTAAGCGTGTAAACATCTATGCAGTCAGAATTACATTCGTTTGTTACATTATACTTCGCGTAGTTATCTAGACTAGCTAGCACTATTCCGTTTGCTGCTGTAGTTAactgactggctagctagcgTGATGCTTGTCAATCAGGAGTTCAACAAGCTGTTGCACAATACAGCTAGAGCTACAGCATTTAGCAGCTCCACAGTAGCCCAttggcaagctagctagctagctagctggctaccaAGACACATCGATTTGGCGCTCGCTATTGTAACTTCATAAAATCGCTGATCAGCCAAggactagctagctacctagctagtTAGCAATTAACGGCATTACAGTAGGGCCAGTGCTAGCAGTAGTTCATGGTCAAGGCCATACGCCGCTAACACTAGACTGTTAGTGGAACATAATCCACCCCACTGCAAATTAATTAAAACCTACCTTCACGAGAAGGGTTTTCACCTCGTCCAGGTCTCCATTTTTCAAGGCCCACATCAATTCTTTATCACCCATTTTCTTGTGCTGCACAACAGATCGCTGCAACAGTGTGAGTTCCCTGTTGTTTAAAAAAGGCAGCTGTCAAGTTATGCTAACGTAACGTTACTACTGTAGCAGTCTAGCTATCACATTCACAGCAGACAAAACTTTTCCGAGTCAGACAGGGACGTAAGGCTGACTTAATAGGCAAGTGCAAAATATGAACGTACAACTTTCAAGAATCAAATAATAACTAAGGACAAACACCTGGCACGTGCAGGTGTAGACAGGGTACGTATAATTTGTTAAAATAAGTTTCAAAGAGAGCAATAGTCGAAGGGATCCGCCTTTCTCTCTGTAGTGAAGTATTTCCGATGCCGCCGAATACCCGGAAGTTAACAGTGTCATCGCAACGCACAGATCCAAGATCAGCTCTAACCTTCAAATCTTTCGAAGATCTTTATGTAAAACTGGCCGCAAATCAGAAATACATTTTTTGCCAAAGATAAAATCATAATCGTGTGTTCAGTAAGTCGTAAGTTCAATTTGTTTTTAAGAGCAACATATAGCCTACAATTGCGTACATTAATTCCAATAACATTATTTATATGTTTTTGATGATGAGAATGAGAAGGAggttatatatttttattatccATTTTTTGTGTCAGTTATGCATAAAATAACGAGTTAAATGAAAAACACAACAGTGACACAACAAAGTCAAGACAGGGATCCCTTTTTAGGAGCCTTAAAAAGACAGCTCACTATAAAATCCTTAAACAAGATTGCAACCTGCTCCAAAAATGAGACATTTACATTCTCCAGCCACTGAGCTGTCAGCTGGTGTCACTACTGTAAACAACTTtcagagggcctcattagcATAGGGAACACAAAACATATCTATTGTTCCTTGAAAGAATGTCTCTCTTTCAATCAACCAATGCAACTGAGGGTGACGGTCTGGTTGGAAATTGCCCTGCATCTCCACACAATCAGTTCCTCATCCTGCCTCATCCAGTCATTTCCATTTTCATTATCTTCTTCTTGACTTTCATTTAGGCACCGTTAATTAATTCTAGGCCTATTAAACCTGCAAGTTAATAAAAACACATCCGGATCTCTCTTCTACCCACTGCTGGTGTGGAATCAAGCATACAGCAACATGTTGGAGGCCATCTTACAGTTTTCAATCACGTTCTCTGCAGGCTCTTCTACATTTGTTCCAGCCACTACCCACCCCTGTCATGCACTATGAAAATGCATATGCCCACttaccagccccccccctgaGAAATACAGTCAGTGCCAAAGATGGTTCTAGCACTATTATTACATGATATAAGCACTCCCACAGAAAAACCAATCCGGCCTGGACGAAAAGGGCGATAAAAGTTGCCATTTGAAGTAAATTCAATATGGCTCTATGACGAGAATAAAATGATAGTAATGGGATtctgtcccctcctcttctccttcacttTCCCAACTAATAAATgtatgcacacactctctctcacacacacacacccgcacacacacacacagacatagaggaaacactctTACAGGCATAGAGGAAAAATTGTGGTCAGACTGGAGGCTCCATCATTAAACCAGTTTTTTATGGGATTGTTATCAACTGTTTCAAGAGCACAGGTAGGATCATCCATTTTACACATGTGGATATAAACACAAACTATTACCTCTTTGAATTTATTGCTTAATATGTTCATGTTTCATACATATAGGAACTGTCAATGCTGATGAAGTGTTTACTGTACATACATGCAAAAACAAATTACATTAGATTGACAAGTAAAACCAAAGACAAATTCTAGTACTTCTGCAGCTCAGTTACAGTTCAGCAAAGATAGTAGAACATGCTTTTTGGCCTGTCACCTTCATATTCTATTATAAGTTAgaggaattaaataaataaaaaatatgttttcccaCTGGTGTGATAGCAAGGCACCTTCATTTTTCAATTGGACAGAACAATGCAAAGGCAGACAAACTAGGAACCTATATTTAACATGCAGCCAAAGTAGTTTGGAACTAATATGTGTTATTATCCTTTTTATCTCAAAACATATCTGCAGCGTATTCAGTTTAATCTTGTTAAACCAGGTTCTTAGTATTCTTTATATCACAtagcaaagaaagaaaaatcagATCCTCATAGACAGTAAATTAGACATAACCTTTTTAACATAATTTGTCAGAAAGATTCTGTCTCTGAGCAATGTTTCCTCGCCCTGACAAGGCCATCTTTTTGTACACTAGAGATAATTATATGTGATTATTTATTTAATGATGAAATGTGTGAAATGGACAGTTTTGAAGTATATCTGCTTGTTGATGTGTGAAGAGAAATAGAAGATTCTTCCAAAGCTCCTACAGCAGTTGAAAACAAGTTATGGGTACATTTCTCTCTATATGAGAACATGGGGAGGCACCTTTAAACACTATGGAATAAAATTCTCATTGATTACTTGAACACATATTTTCTATAACCTATTCTTCTCATCCAATGCATGCAGCTTTTCCGCTGAATATTCTTCTCTCCGTCTTCACAACAGACCTCAAGCTCTCAACCCTCACTTCAGGAAGATCCTGTCCTCCCGCCCCCACTGCTCTGTGATACTGTGAGTTTGTCGTTTTCAGTCATGTACAGACATGCATGTCAGCGTCGTTGCTAACAGACCAATGATTAGTGTGGCTAAATGTGACTATTGCATGTAAATATATTACACAAGGGACCCTGACTCTACAATGTCTGCAATATCTTGGCATACACTAATGGAGACAAAAATCGGTGACATGACTGCAGTTTTGatggcattagattctgtattactTTCAGTTTGACATACTATGGTATTACATTGAATTGTCTTATGTGTAGacagtatactttttataataCATAAGTATCAGTTGATCATTTGTTTAATTTCTTATAATATACTATATGTACTCTCCTCCATAATAATCTTCCTTTATGTACATACAGAAATACAAATGCGGTGACTCAAGGATAATCAGTTTTACCATGATTTATTTCGTCTGTCAAACTCTCAACATTGCAAATCAGCTATACTTAAAGATTGCTTGTGAACCAAATTTCGTTTTCGAAGTTGAGTTTGAAATATATTATGTTAGAGGCGAGTAGCATCTGGTTTCTCAACTTATAATTTGGAAAGTTTTGATAAGAGT
The Osmerus eperlanus chromosome 17, fOsmEpe2.1, whole genome shotgun sequence DNA segment above includes these coding regions:
- the mtpn gene encoding myotrophin translates to MGDKELMWALKNGDLDEVKTLLVKAEDVNRTLEGGRKPLHYAADCGQAEMLEFLLSKGADVNAADKHGITPLLSATYEGHLACVKLLLEKGADKERKGPDGQSAFEAAESDAIKALLK